From Tiliqua scincoides isolate rTilSci1 chromosome 2, rTilSci1.hap2, whole genome shotgun sequence, the proteins below share one genomic window:
- the LOC136638498 gene encoding proteinase-activated receptor 1-like, translating into MWSSFVFWEEKTENQKGNYSETRKVIPNDTARYLTSRWLTRFVPSFQTLVVGFGLPLNIFAIFIFVVKIKPKNPAVVYMLNLALADVLLVSVLPFKISYRFSGNNWVLGPEMCRVVTTAFYCNMYCSILLMMAISIDRFLLVLYPMQSLLWRTPRRASVLCIAIWIIAVAGMIPLLTTEQTERMPQLNITTCHDVLDVFVVIGTYRYYTSALSVVFFFIPLIISTTCYVCIIRNLSSSNVVAKSDKKRRAILLSVAVLCSFIVSFGPTNVLLLVQSVCFSDHQHLESLHFAYMLAVGIGTINCCIDPLIYYYASSKCQRQVWKFLCCKKHREKGSETSGSQVTTFFSGLNHLSKA; encoded by the coding sequence ATGTGGAGTTCATTCGTTTTTTGGgaagaaaagactgaaaatcaaaAAGGCAATTACAGTGAAACCAGAAAGGTCATCCCCAATGACACTGCAAGATACTTGACTAGCCGCTGGCTGACCCGTTTTGTCCCTTCATTCCAAACTCTTGTGGTTGGATTTGGCCTTCCTCTAAACATTTtcgcaatctttatatttgtagtCAAAATAAAACCAAAGAACCCAGCTGTGGTGTACATGCTCAACCTGGCTTTGGCAGATGTACTCCTTGTTAGTGTGCTACCTTTTAAGATTTCCTACCGTTTTTCTGGAAACAACTGGGTGTTGGGACCTGAAATGTGCCGTGTTGTCACCACTGCCTTCTACTGCAACATGTACTGCTCCATACTGCTGATGATGGCAATAAGCATTGACCGCTTCCTATTAGTGTTGTACCCAATGCAGTCCTTGTTGTGGCGCACCCCGAGGCGTGCCTCTGTCCTGTGCATTGCTATCTGGATTATTGCCGTAGCTGGTATGATCCCTCTACTTACTACTGAGCAAACAGAGAGGATGCCTCAATTAAACATTACAACCTGTCATGATGTACTTGATGTCTTTGTTGTTATAGGAACATATCGCTATTATACATCTGCATTATCTGTTGTCTTCTTCTTTATTCCATTAATAATCTCTACTACCTGTTATGTGTGTATTATAAGGAACCTTTCTTCATCCAATGTTGTTGCAAAGTCAGATAAGAAGAGACGTGCCATACTCTTGTCTGTAGCTGTCTTGTGCTCTTTCATTGTTTCTTTTGGGCCAACAAATGTCCTGTTGTTGGtgcaaagtgtgtgcttctcaGATCATCAACATCTTGAAAGTCTCCATTTTGCTTACATGTTGGCAGTTGGTATTGGGACTATAAACTGTTGTATTGACCCCCTGATCTATTATTATGCCTCCTCAAAGTGTCAAAGACAGGTTTGGAAGTTCCTGTGCTGTAAAAAGCATCGTGAGAAAGGGAGTGAGACATCAGGCAGCCAAGTGACAACCTTTTTCAGTGGTTTGAATCATTTGTCTAAAGCATAG